A genomic stretch from Streptomyces venezuelae ATCC 10712 includes:
- a CDS encoding TetR/AcrR family transcriptional regulator: protein MPPARGDRAARREDVSETVWQVLADKGFGGLTLRAVATAMGVSTGMLMHYFPTKRALLTHALDLLEKRTAERPRRARPTEGLATVRVMLLDILPLTPGDTARNRVWVGSWDLSLADDDLAAAQAERYTRLRASLLPHLEAARDLGELPALADLERLAASAVAFTHGLVVQALFDPARFPEEVQTAMLDEFLASARRPATAAAPAPAPAP, encoded by the coding sequence ATGCCCCCCGCACGTGGAGACCGCGCCGCCCGCCGTGAGGACGTATCCGAGACGGTGTGGCAGGTGCTCGCCGACAAGGGGTTCGGCGGTCTGACCCTGCGCGCCGTCGCGACCGCGATGGGCGTCTCGACCGGAATGCTCATGCACTACTTCCCGACCAAGCGGGCCCTGCTCACGCACGCCCTGGACCTGCTGGAGAAGCGCACCGCGGAACGTCCCCGCCGCGCGCGGCCCACCGAGGGCCTCGCCACCGTGCGCGTCATGCTCCTGGACATCCTGCCGCTGACCCCGGGCGACACCGCCCGCAACCGCGTCTGGGTCGGCTCCTGGGACCTGTCCCTCGCCGACGACGACCTCGCCGCGGCACAGGCCGAGCGCTACACCCGGCTGCGCGCGTCCCTCCTCCCCCACCTGGAGGCCGCCCGCGACCTGGGCGAACTCCCGGCCCTCGCCGACCTGGAACGGCTCGCCGCCTCCGCCGTCGCGTTCACGCACGGCCTCGTCGTCCAGGCCCTCTTCGACCCCGCCCGCTTCCCCGAGGAGGTCCAGACGGCGATGCTCGACGAGTTCCTCGCGTCGGCCCGCCGGCCCGCCACCGCCGCCGCGCCCGCCCCCGCCCCCGCCCCGTAG